The proteins below come from a single Gemmatimonadaceae bacterium genomic window:
- a CDS encoding DUF2779 domain-containing protein, translated as MLTKSEFIAGAQCHRLLWWRRHEPGAVELQPDRVLQDLFDQGNLVGALARERFPGGVLIPHQRSRAERVRQTAEVIAAGATVIFEASFLFEGTFVACDVIVREPEGWRLIEVKSSTRRKDEHIVDLAVQAHVLTQSGLPVSRIEVMHLNSEFRHPATNDLFASTSVTDEVRVWQPRVPDEIQRQLVVLEGALPDVPIGLHCTEPWECVFASRCWPEDERHISNLYLVGPKRAAQYMAQGIHRIDQLPPTERLSFTARRQLRSMASGERIVESTLGAALRVLDAEPIGFLDFETIARAVPVWDAMAPWGMAAAQFSYHESQPGGGYRHQEHLAEGPEDARPLVAQRLVEATRGAAKVVTYSSFEKTRIRALRETVPSLAGELTALEGKLVDLLPIVRDHVYHPRFLGSFSLKHVLPALVPELSYSDLVIVDGRVASVEIARLLFVADRIPAAERDHVRHDLLEYCKRDTWAMVRLLEVLRGLASQDGRP; from the coding sequence GTGCTCACCAAGTCCGAGTTCATCGCCGGTGCCCAGTGCCATCGCCTGCTCTGGTGGCGGCGGCACGAGCCTGGTGCCGTTGAGCTGCAGCCCGACCGTGTGCTGCAGGATCTGTTCGACCAGGGCAATCTGGTCGGTGCGCTGGCGCGCGAGCGATTCCCCGGCGGCGTGCTCATCCCGCATCAGCGTTCGCGTGCGGAACGCGTGCGCCAGACCGCCGAGGTGATCGCGGCCGGCGCGACGGTGATCTTCGAGGCGTCGTTTCTCTTCGAAGGCACCTTTGTCGCTTGCGACGTGATCGTGCGCGAACCGGAGGGGTGGCGGCTGATCGAGGTGAAGTCGTCGACGCGCCGCAAGGACGAGCACATCGTGGATCTCGCCGTGCAGGCGCACGTACTCACGCAGAGCGGGTTGCCGGTCTCCCGTATCGAGGTGATGCACCTGAACAGCGAGTTCCGCCACCCGGCCACCAACGACCTGTTTGCATCGACGTCGGTCACCGACGAAGTGCGCGTGTGGCAGCCGCGCGTGCCTGACGAGATCCAGCGACAACTCGTCGTGCTCGAGGGCGCGCTGCCCGACGTCCCGATCGGGTTGCACTGCACCGAACCGTGGGAGTGCGTCTTTGCCTCGCGCTGCTGGCCGGAGGACGAGCGCCACATCTCCAACCTGTACCTCGTGGGTCCCAAGCGCGCGGCGCAATACATGGCGCAGGGGATCCATCGCATCGACCAGCTGCCACCGACCGAGCGGCTGTCATTCACGGCGCGCCGGCAGCTCCGGTCCATGGCGAGTGGCGAGCGCATCGTGGAGTCGACGCTCGGCGCCGCGCTTCGCGTGCTCGACGCCGAGCCCATCGGCTTCCTCGACTTCGAGACGATTGCGCGCGCAGTCCCGGTGTGGGACGCGATGGCACCGTGGGGCATGGCGGCGGCGCAGTTCAGCTACCATGAGTCTCAGCCTGGCGGCGGGTACCGCCACCAGGAGCACCTCGCCGAAGGCCCCGAGGACGCACGGCCGCTGGTCGCCCAGCGGCTCGTCGAGGCCACCCGCGGCGCGGCGAAGGTCGTCACGTATTCGTCCTTCGAGAAGACGCGCATCAGGGCCCTGCGCGAGACGGTTCCCTCACTGGCGGGCGAACTGACGGCCCTCGAGGGCAAGCTCGTTGACCTGCTGCCGATCGTTCGGGACCATGTGTACCATCCGCGGTTTCTCGGGTCGTTCAGCCTCAAGCACGTGTTGCCGGCGCTCGTCCCGGAGCTGTCGTACAGCGATCTGGTGATCGTCGACGGTCGCGTGGCGAGCGTCGAGATTGCGCGCCTTCTGTTCGTCGCCGATCGAATCCCGGCCGCCGAGCGTGATCACGTGCGGCATGACCTGCTGGAGTACTGCAAGCGCGATACGTGGGCGATGGTACGCCTGCTGGAAGTCCTGCGAGGGCTGGCGAGCCAGGACGGGCGTCCGTAG
- a CDS encoding nuclear transport factor 2 family protein: MRTVAILLATLALAAPAAAQSAPRVATTLPADELKALDQLRKDVWVNWFAGDTLALRRVLGPELVAISPDEPHWQSLPQSLAGAAGYKASGGRLLSVTFDSTTVHRFGDVVVMFSHYALAMENGGTRATQRGLATEVFVKHNGRWVHTSWHLDARG; the protein is encoded by the coding sequence ATGCGCACCGTCGCCATCCTGCTTGCCACGCTCGCCCTGGCCGCGCCCGCAGCCGCACAGAGTGCACCGCGCGTTGCCACGACGCTTCCCGCCGACGAACTGAAGGCGCTGGACCAACTGCGAAAGGACGTCTGGGTCAACTGGTTCGCCGGAGACACGCTGGCTCTCCGCCGAGTCCTCGGCCCGGAACTCGTCGCGATCTCACCCGATGAGCCGCACTGGCAGTCCCTCCCGCAGTCGCTGGCTGGCGCGGCCGGTTACAAGGCGAGTGGTGGCCGGCTCCTGTCGGTGACCTTCGACTCCACGACGGTTCATCGATTTGGTGACGTGGTGGTGATGTTTTCGCACTATGCGCTGGCGATGGAGAACGGGGGCACGCGGGCAACACAGCGGGGACTCGCCACCGAGGTGTTTGTGAAGCACAACGGTCGCTGGGTCCACACGTCGTGGCATCTCGATGCGCGAGGATGA